One window of Paenibacillus albicereus genomic DNA carries:
- a CDS encoding globin domain-containing protein → MNKPSSPYELMGGAEAIARLVHAFYPKVVQNERLAPLFQNDLAPVMEKQIQFLTQFFGGPPLFSEQHGHPMMRARHLPFRITPDHAAAWLGCMDAAAREIGMPDDLRSFVIDRLSGPAYHFVNSDGQDDPS, encoded by the coding sequence ATGAATAAACCGAGCAGTCCGTACGAGCTTATGGGCGGAGCGGAGGCGATCGCCAGGCTCGTCCATGCCTTTTATCCAAAAGTCGTTCAGAACGAGCGGCTTGCTCCGCTGTTTCAAAACGACTTGGCGCCGGTTATGGAGAAGCAAATCCAGTTTTTGACGCAGTTCTTTGGAGGCCCGCCGCTGTTCTCCGAGCAGCACGGCCATCCGATGATGAGAGCCCGGCACCTGCCGTTCCGCATCACGCCCGATCACGCGGCCGCGTGGCTCGGCTGCATGGATGCGGCGGCGAGGGAGATCGGCATGCCGGACGATCTGAGAAGCTTCGTCATCGACCGCTTGTCCGGCCCCGCCTACCATTTCGTGAACAGCGACGGGCAGGATGATCCATCCTAG
- a CDS encoding NAD kinase, translating into MNYVVLSRGDRLSNELTERFHRLAAGRGFIRNDKKPDMVISIGGDGTLLHAFHTYLERIEEVAFVGVHTGHLGFYADWQADELEELVRMMAEQQPKLVHYPLAQIELDTPEGTTGYLALNEFTLKGVDGTLVVQVNINDEPFEMFRGDGMVISTPTGSTAYNKSLNGAVIHPSIPSLQLAEIASINNRVYRTLGTSVILPQHHHCDLLSKKDQRLLLTIDHLNIQRSDIRSIRCSVAESRVSFARYRPFPFWNRVRDAFIDTNEGQPQPDSRFPG; encoded by the coding sequence TTGAATTATGTGGTATTGAGCCGAGGCGACCGGCTGTCCAACGAGCTGACGGAACGGTTTCACCGGCTGGCGGCCGGACGCGGATTCATCCGCAACGACAAGAAACCGGACATGGTCATCTCCATCGGCGGAGACGGCACTCTGCTTCATGCCTTCCATACCTATCTGGAGCGGATCGAGGAGGTGGCCTTCGTCGGCGTCCATACGGGCCACCTCGGTTTTTACGCCGACTGGCAGGCGGACGAGCTGGAGGAGCTCGTGCGCATGATGGCCGAGCAGCAGCCCAAGCTGGTCCATTACCCGCTCGCCCAGATCGAGCTCGACACGCCGGAGGGAACGACCGGTTATCTGGCGCTCAACGAATTCACGCTCAAAGGCGTGGACGGCACGCTCGTCGTGCAGGTCAACATCAACGACGAGCCGTTCGAGATGTTCCGGGGAGACGGCATGGTCATCTCCACGCCGACCGGCAGCACCGCCTACAACAAGAGCCTGAACGGCGCCGTCATCCATCCGTCGATTCCGTCGCTGCAGCTGGCGGAGATCGCTTCGATCAACAACCGCGTCTACCGGACGCTCGGCACGTCGGTCATCCTGCCGCAGCATCATCACTGCGACCTGCTCTCCAAAAAGGACCAGCGCCTGCTGCTGACGATCGACCACCTCAACATCCAGCGCTCGGACATCCGCTCGATCCGCTGCAGCGTCGCGGAATCCCGAGTCAGCTTCGCGCGCTACCGGCCGTTTCCGTTCTGGAACCGCGTACGGGACGCGTTCATCGACACGAACGAGGGCCAGCCTCAGCCGGATTCGCGCTTCCCGGGCTGA
- the ylbJ gene encoding sporulation integral membrane protein YlbJ → MSRKLLHPSALTALCAALLMALMAFYPASVLASSLRGLSIWWEVLFPALFPFFVLSELMLGLGIVHFAGKLLDPVMRPAFRIPGSGGFVLAMGYLSGYPVGARLASQLWDQKLITRVEGERLVAITTTSDPIFLIGAVSVGFFHQPGIAPVLAAAHYGSSLAIGFLMRWHGRGEAEAAAPEPPLRRSPTVRKRGGLASALKAMHDARLLDGRPFSVLVRDAVQSGLRLMIVVGGLVVVFSVLMELLRETSLIGLLEAALGLLFEAFGGSASSAAPVISGLFEVTLGAKASSEASLDLVHRTALAAWVLSWAGLSVHAQIASLVSHTGMRYRPFLLARFLHGLIAAAMVYVLWGWLGPA, encoded by the coding sequence ATGAGCCGCAAGCTGCTACATCCGTCTGCCTTGACCGCCCTCTGCGCCGCCCTGCTCATGGCGCTCATGGCCTTTTATCCCGCTTCCGTGCTGGCCTCGTCGCTGCGCGGCCTGTCGATCTGGTGGGAGGTGCTGTTCCCCGCCCTATTTCCGTTCTTCGTCCTGTCAGAGCTCATGCTCGGACTCGGCATCGTGCACTTTGCCGGCAAGCTGCTCGATCCCGTCATGCGGCCGGCGTTCCGCATACCGGGAAGCGGGGGGTTCGTGCTGGCGATGGGCTACCTGTCCGGCTATCCCGTCGGCGCGCGCCTGGCGTCCCAGCTTTGGGACCAGAAGCTCATCACCCGGGTCGAGGGAGAAAGGCTCGTCGCGATCACGACGACTTCCGATCCGATCTTCCTCATCGGAGCCGTATCGGTCGGCTTCTTCCACCAGCCCGGGATCGCGCCCGTGCTGGCCGCCGCGCATTACGGGAGCAGCCTCGCCATCGGATTCCTCATGCGCTGGCACGGTCGCGGCGAAGCGGAGGCTGCTGCTCCGGAGCCTCCGCTCCGACGCTCTCCAACCGTCCGCAAGCGGGGCGGCCTCGCCTCCGCGCTGAAAGCGATGCACGACGCGAGGCTGCTGGACGGACGGCCGTTCAGCGTGCTCGTGCGGGATGCCGTCCAGTCAGGGCTGCGGCTCATGATCGTCGTCGGCGGCCTTGTCGTCGTTTTTTCCGTCCTCATGGAGCTGCTGCGCGAGACGTCGCTGATCGGCTTGCTCGAGGCGGCCCTCGGCCTCCTATTCGAGGCTTTCGGAGGCTCCGCCTCCTCTGCCGCCCCCGTCATCAGCGGCCTCTTCGAAGTGACGCTCGGAGCCAAGGCGTCCTCCGAAGCCAGCCTCGACCTTGTGCACCGCACGGCCCTCGCCGCCTGGGTGCTGAGCTGGGCCGGGCTGTCCGTGCATGCGCAGATCGCCAGCCTCGTCAGCCATACCGGGATGCGCTACCGCCCCTTCCTGCTTGCCCGGTTCCTGCACGGACTGATCGCCGCCGCGATGGTATACGTTCTCTGGGGCTGGCTCGGGCCTGCATGA